A genome region from Diorhabda carinulata isolate Delta chromosome 2, icDioCari1.1, whole genome shotgun sequence includes the following:
- the LOC130904045 gene encoding dynein light chain Tctex-type-like, which yields MFGNQNYLSSNRNCRNSIKKMDDEENQFIVEDVSKLVKDTIENVLSDATYVPEKVNQWSATVSEQCLSALSKTKKMFKYVVTCSIMQKTGAGLHTASSCYWDSATDGTCTVRWENNTMYCVVTVFGLAI from the coding sequence ATGTTTGGTAATCAAAATTATCTGTCATCGAACCGAAACTGTCGAAATTCGATTAAGAAAATGGATGATGAAGAGAATCAGTTTATTGTCGAGGATGTTAGTAAATTGGTTAAAGAtacaatagaaaatgttttgagTGACGCAACTTATGTACCGGAGAAAGTAAATCAATGGAGTGCTACTGTTTCAGAACAATGTCTTTCGGCTCTAAGTAAAACGAAGAAGATGTTTAAATATGTTGTGACTTGTTCGATCATGCAAAAAACTGGAGCCGGTTTGCATACAGCTAGTTCTTGTTATTGGGACAGCGCTACCGATGGTACATGTACCGTTAGATGGGAAAATAACACCATGTACTGCGTAGTAACTGTTTTCGGTTTGgctatataa